GCGGGCCAAATGAGTTGAGCATCATGCACCGGCTGCCTAACCAGCGCTTGAAGCTGGCGGCGCGCGTAGATTAGGGAATGCATCTTTCTTCAGCGCGCCGCAGCTTAAGCGCGATCCGTTAGACGGCACGATGTTCGGAGACATGTTGTGGCGTTGAACCATGTTTACCAGTTAAAGATCAAGTTGCTCGACACGCAGCCGTCGGTTTGGCGGCGCTTGCGAGTGCGGGGCTCGGTTACATTCGCGAAGCTGCACTCTATTCTGCAGGATGTCATGGGTTGGGACGACAAGCATCTGTACCATTTCCAGATCGGTGACCGTGCGTTTGAGGCACCTGATCACGAGGCATCTGGTGAGAACGCACGCCGCTACCGCCTTGGCTCGCTGGACCTGGAGCCAGGGTACAAGTTCCTGTATGTGTATGATCTTGGCGACGATTGGCACCATGAGGTGACAGTAGAGGGGCTGTCGGCGCTGCTTCCGGATGAGGACTATCCGATCTGCATCGATGGCGAGAACGCCTGCCCACCGGAGGACTGCGGTGGGCCAGCCGGCTACGCGGAGATCCTACTTGCCCTCGAGAGCCCGGACGACCCGGCGTTCCGGGAACGACTGGAGTGGCTCGATCCGAGTTTCCGACCCGCGACATTCGACGTGCGAGCTACGAACC
This is a stretch of genomic DNA from Hyphomicrobiales bacterium. It encodes these proteins:
- a CDS encoding plasmid pRiA4b ORF-3 family protein, with translation MALNHVYQLKIKLLDTQPSVWRRLRVRGSVTFAKLHSILQDVMGWDDKHLYHFQIGDRAFEAPDHEASGENARRYRLGSLDLEPGYKFLYVYDLGDDWHHEVTVEGLSALLPDEDYPICIDGENACPPEDCGGPAGYAEILLALESPDDPAFRERLEWLDPSFRPATFDVRATNRILQLAHRRKRAV